In Candidatus Limnocylindrales bacterium, one genomic interval encodes:
- a CDS encoding RimK family alpha-L-glutamate ligase, with amino-acid sequence MIKVGILTSEIGWHIESLQKALTQRGILSHCFPITRLMARVSDKPRVTVEDQQLEDYQALLVRIIPGGSLEQIIFRMDVLHRLEDLGVMVMNAPAAIEKTVDKYYTSAILEDNKILTPKTIVAENFDDAMKAFRELGDVVVKPLFGSGGKGMVRICDEDIAYRTFRALELGGYVFYLQEYIPHDNYDIRAFVVGNQVVAAMIRRSNTWKTNIARGATAEPYVLEDQLVEMSLKACHLLQVDYAGVDILRSTGGQYYLIEVNSIPGWAGLQQTTPINIAEKIVEHLIDKYHTWRHGDMGIYR; translated from the coding sequence ATGATCAAAGTCGGTATCCTCACTTCTGAAATTGGCTGGCACATTGAATCCCTTCAAAAAGCCCTTACTCAAAGAGGTATTTTATCCCATTGTTTTCCCATTACAAGGTTAATGGCCAGGGTTTCTGATAAACCCAGGGTTACTGTTGAAGATCAGCAACTCGAAGACTACCAGGCCCTCCTAGTTCGAATTATTCCCGGTGGCTCTCTGGAGCAGATCATCTTCCGAATGGACGTACTGCACCGACTGGAAGACCTGGGTGTCATGGTAATGAACGCACCTGCCGCCATTGAGAAAACGGTGGACAAATACTATACCTCTGCTATATTAGAAGATAATAAAATATTAACTCCTAAAACCATTGTAGCCGAGAATTTTGATGATGCCATGAAGGCCTTCCGAGAGTTGGGAGATGTGGTTGTAAAACCTTTATTTGGGTCGGGAGGCAAAGGAATGGTTAGAATTTGCGATGAAGATATCGCATATCGGACCTTCCGGGCTTTGGAACTCGGGGGTTATGTATTCTACCTGCAGGAATATATCCCCCATGATAATTACGATATTCGGGCCTTTGTGGTAGGAAACCAGGTTGTGGCGGCTATGATTCGACGTTCAAATACCTGGAAAACAAATATCGCCCGAGGCGCTACGGCTGAGCCTTATGTTTTGGAGGATCAACTGGTTGAAATGAGTTTAAAGGCCTGTCACCTCCTACAGGTAGACTATGCCGGTGTAGATATACTCAGATCCACCGGCGGTCAATATTATCTCATTGAAGTCAACAGCATCCCAGGCTGGGCCGGGTTACAACAAACAACTCCGATAAATATTGCAGAGAAAATCGTAGAGCACCTGATAGATAAATACCATACGTGGAGGCATGGAGACATGGGAATATACAGATAA
- a CDS encoding ATP-binding protein — MEEENKTKEQLLEELAALRKEITELKKKHAGVEEKLRKQHSYLAALHETTLALMNRLELNDLLEAIITRAGVLLGTPHGYIHLVEPGEAETVMKIGTGIYSHHIGFRHKPGEGLIGKVWLTGQPLVVEDYHTWSGRLPNSPIDDFRAVVGVPLKSGSKVVGVLGLAYLERGRAFKDEEIELLNRFAQLASIALDNALLYTSAQRELAERKQAEEALAAEKEQLVVTLCSIGDGVITTDIEGKVVLLNPVAEKLTGWTQQEAAGKPLQEVFHVVQDKTQEPYENPVEKVIKTGIPTDLAYPAVLIARDGTRRIISDSGAPIRNRKGQIIGVVLVFRDITEKQKIEEERLKASKLESIGVLAGGLAHDFNNILTAILMNISLAKKCAYPQEEVFKRLTEAEKASLRAKDLTQQLLTFSKGGLPVKKTISIAQLIKDSVNFVLRGSPVRCEFFLSEDLWPVEVDEGQMTQVIHNLVINAQQAMPQGGVIQIYGENVVIGVEEAGSGLPLPAGNYIKISLKDPGVGIPEEHLTKIFDPYFTTKEKGSGLGLTTVYSIIQKHDGYITAQSKLGAGTTFHLYLPASQKHIPTEKRVEENPPSGKGKILIMDDEDIVTEAVSQMLSYMGYQVEVAKDGSEAIQLYQRAKELGQPFQVTIMDLTVPGGMGGKEAIARLREIDPHVKAIVSSGYSNDPVMANFQQYGFSGVIAKPYRWEELSKLLHNLAIYQDKPPAITP, encoded by the coding sequence ATGGAAGAAGAAAATAAAACAAAGGAACAATTGTTAGAGGAATTGGCGGCCCTTCGTAAGGAAATAACCGAGTTGAAAAAGAAGCATGCAGGGGTAGAGGAAAAGCTCCGCAAACAGCATTCTTATCTGGCTGCTTTACATGAAACTACCCTTGCTTTGATGAATCGGTTGGAGTTGAACGATTTGCTTGAAGCGATTATCACACGTGCCGGTGTGTTATTAGGAACCCCCCATGGATATATTCATCTGGTTGAACCCGGAGAAGCAGAAACGGTTATGAAGATAGGCACGGGAATTTATAGCCATCATATTGGCTTTCGGCATAAACCTGGGGAAGGCTTAATCGGAAAAGTCTGGCTAACCGGTCAACCCCTGGTAGTAGAGGACTATCATACCTGGTCCGGTCGTTTGCCAAATTCCCCTATTGACGACTTTCGAGCTGTGGTCGGGGTACCGCTTAAATCCGGATCCAAAGTAGTAGGCGTATTGGGTTTAGCCTATCTTGAGAGAGGTCGGGCTTTTAAAGACGAGGAGATTGAATTACTGAATCGATTTGCCCAATTGGCTTCCATCGCCCTGGACAATGCGCTACTTTACACCTCGGCACAGCGAGAATTAGCCGAGCGTAAACAGGCTGAAGAGGCCCTGGCTGCCGAAAAAGAGCAGTTGGTCGTGACTTTATGTTCCATTGGAGATGGGGTTATTACCACCGATATAGAAGGAAAAGTCGTTTTACTCAACCCTGTTGCAGAAAAACTGACCGGTTGGACTCAACAAGAAGCTGCAGGTAAGCCTTTGCAAGAGGTCTTTCATGTTGTTCAGGATAAAACCCAGGAACCTTATGAAAATCCCGTAGAAAAAGTAATAAAAACCGGGATCCCTACCGATCTTGCCTACCCTGCCGTTCTTATAGCCAGAGATGGAACCCGGCGAATTATTTCAGATAGCGGAGCTCCCATTCGAAATAGAAAAGGTCAGATTATCGGGGTAGTTTTGGTTTTTCGGGACATCACGGAAAAGCAAAAAATAGAAGAAGAGCGCCTGAAAGCCAGTAAGCTGGAATCTATAGGTGTCCTGGCCGGTGGCCTCGCCCATGATTTTAATAATATTCTGACCGCTATTTTGATGAATATCTCTTTGGCCAAGAAATGCGCTTATCCTCAAGAAGAGGTATTCAAAAGACTTACCGAAGCGGAAAAAGCTTCTCTGCGGGCAAAAGATTTAACCCAACAATTGCTTACCTTCTCTAAAGGAGGGTTACCGGTAAAGAAAACGATTTCCATAGCCCAATTAATCAAAGATTCGGTAAATTTTGTCCTCAGAGGTTCCCCCGTGCGATGTGAATTTTTCCTTTCAGAGGACCTCTGGCCGGTAGAAGTGGATGAAGGACAAATGACCCAGGTAATCCATAATCTTGTTATCAATGCCCAACAAGCCATGCCCCAGGGAGGAGTTATTCAAATATACGGTGAGAACGTGGTGATCGGTGTAGAAGAAGCCGGCTCAGGGTTGCCTCTGCCCGCCGGAAATTATATAAAAATATCCTTAAAAGATCCAGGCGTGGGTATACCCGAAGAGCACCTGACTAAGATCTTTGATCCTTATTTTACAACCAAAGAGAAGGGGAGTGGTCTTGGGCTTACGACAGTATATTCAATTATCCAGAAACATGACGGGTATATTACCGCACAGTCTAAATTAGGAGCAGGAACAACTTTCCATCTTTATCTTCCTGCTTCGCAGAAGCATATCCCGACAGAGAAAAGAGTAGAAGAAAATCCTCCTTCAGGTAAGGGGAAGATCTTGATTATGGATGATGAAGACATTGTTACCGAAGCAGTTAGCCAGATGTTGAGTTATATGGGATACCAGGTAGAAGTTGCTAAAGATGGTTCTGAAGCGATCCAACTCTATCAGAGAGCTAAAGAACTCGGACAACCCTTTCAGGTAACGATTATGGATTTAACCGTCCCGGGTGGGATGGGAGGTAAAGAAGCCATCGCCCGATTGAGGGAAATAGATCCCCACGTCAAAGCCATTGTATCCAGTGGTTACTCCAATGACCCGGTCATGGCTAACTTCCAACAATACGGATTTAGTGGCGTTATTGCTAAACCCTACCGATGGGAAGAGTTAAGTAAGTTATTACATAATCTGGCTATTTATCAAGATAAACCTCCTGCCATAACCCCATGA
- the mch gene encoding methenyltetrahydromethanopterin cyclohydrolase, whose amino-acid sequence MKLNLNLNQNARKLFDYVVANAEFLKVRVITLSNGTTVIDAGVESVGSWTVGKYFAEICLGGLGNVQFTQIHLKELSLPGVQVVVDWPVLGCMASQYAGWKIEIDNYLAMGSGPARLLARVEKLFSQIDYQEESSTAVIALESSGLPGVEVARFIAEKCHIKPENLSIIVASTDSLVGSIQIAARVVETGLHKMLELGFDLNKILTGSGTCPIAPVIKNPLKAIGRTNDCILYGGEAYYTLEGSDSEITQILTQIPASSSKDYGIPFYELFRRYQDFYKIDPLLFSPARITLNNISSGKVFQAGQINERLLAISLFQESECSVTTM is encoded by the coding sequence ATGAAGTTAAACCTAAACCTGAACCAGAACGCCCGTAAACTTTTTGATTACGTCGTCGCCAATGCAGAGTTCCTCAAAGTGAGGGTTATAACGTTGTCTAATGGAACTACAGTTATCGATGCCGGGGTTGAAAGCGTGGGAAGTTGGACGGTGGGAAAGTATTTTGCGGAGATTTGCCTGGGAGGTCTGGGGAATGTTCAGTTTACCCAAATCCATCTAAAGGAACTTTCCCTTCCAGGAGTTCAGGTCGTCGTCGACTGGCCGGTTCTTGGATGTATGGCTTCTCAATACGCCGGGTGGAAGATAGAAATCGATAACTATCTGGCTATGGGTTCCGGTCCGGCCAGGCTCCTTGCCCGGGTAGAAAAATTGTTTTCTCAGATCGATTATCAAGAAGAATCTTCCACCGCCGTGATCGCCCTGGAAAGTTCCGGTTTACCCGGCGTCGAAGTAGCCCGATTTATTGCAGAAAAATGCCACATTAAACCGGAAAATCTCTCCATCATCGTTGCTTCCACCGACAGTTTGGTTGGATCTATTCAGATCGCGGCTCGGGTTGTGGAGACCGGTTTGCATAAAATGCTCGAATTAGGATTTGATCTCAATAAAATCCTGACCGGGTCCGGCACATGTCCTATAGCCCCTGTCATAAAGAACCCTTTAAAGGCTATCGGTCGAACCAATGATTGTATTTTATACGGTGGAGAAGCCTATTACACCCTGGAGGGTAGCGATTCAGAAATTACCCAAATCCTAACCCAGATACCCGCTTCAAGTTCCAAAGATTACGGCATTCCCTTCTACGAACTCTTTCGCCGTTATCAAGATTTTTACAAAATAGATCCGCTCCTATTTAGCCCTGCCCGAATAACGTTGAATAACATCTCCAGTGGAAAAGTTTTTCAAGCCGGTCAGATCAACGAAAGACTCCTGGCCATCTCCTTATTCCAAGAATCTGAGTGTTCTGTTACTACCATGTGA
- a CDS encoding formylmethanofuran dehydrogenase subunit C: MILLKLKEKYDIPIEAEIISPDIFFDKTHAELCGLPLYYGNKEKKLGEVFEVEGEKSDQIYLEGDLSKIKKIGFGMSRGKISIKGNVGLHLGAFMKGGEIFVEGDVDSWVGAEMTGGLIRIKGNAGNRVGGVYRGTTVGMNRGTIIVEGNAGYEVGSFMRRGLIVILGNAGDFTGSYMIAGTIFVFGTLGARTGAGMRRGTIVTFNPVSLLPTFKYDTTYTPDFLKVYFHFLKKQGISIKEEYLKGPYRRYHGDISELGKGEILEFAA, encoded by the coding sequence ATGATTTTACTCAAACTCAAGGAGAAATACGATATTCCCATAGAAGCTGAGATTATCTCACCGGATATCTTCTTTGATAAAACCCACGCCGAGCTTTGTGGTTTACCCCTTTATTATGGGAATAAAGAAAAAAAGTTGGGGGAAGTCTTCGAGGTAGAGGGGGAAAAATCCGATCAGATTTACCTGGAAGGGGACTTATCCAAGATTAAGAAAATCGGCTTTGGAATGAGCCGAGGTAAGATCTCCATCAAAGGGAATGTAGGGTTACACCTGGGAGCCTTCATGAAAGGTGGGGAAATCTTTGTGGAAGGGGACGTCGATAGTTGGGTAGGGGCAGAGATGACAGGTGGACTTATCCGTATCAAAGGAAATGCCGGAAACCGGGTGGGAGGGGTTTATCGAGGAACGACAGTCGGAATGAACCGGGGAACGATTATTGTTGAAGGAAATGCAGGCTATGAGGTCGGAAGCTTTATGCGGCGAGGCCTTATCGTAATTCTGGGAAATGCAGGAGACTTTACCGGAAGTTATATGATTGCCGGAACGATTTTTGTCTTTGGAACTCTAGGTGCCAGAACGGGAGCCGGTATGCGGCGAGGAACCATCGTGACCTTTAATCCGGTCTCGTTACTCCCTACTTTTAAGTATGATACGACTTATACTCCAGACTTTCTAAAGGTTTATTTCCACTTTTTGAAAAAACAGGGGATTTCGATTAAAGAAGAATACCTTAAAGGACCCTATAGACGTTACCATGGGGATATCAGTGAATTGGGTAAAGGGGAAATATTGGAGTTTGCTGCATGA
- the fhcD gene encoding formylmethanofuran--tetrahydromethanopterin N-formyltransferase: protein MEINGVFIEDTYAEAFAMQVSRVLITALNEKWAFEAARSMTGFATSVIGCGGEAGIEGIETQETPDGRPGVNVLFFGTSKKNLQGQLIQRIGQSVMTSPTSACFNNLEGEEWVSVGGKLRFFGDGFQISKVIDAAINGNRERRFWRIPVMDGEFLVEDKFGIKSAVGGGNFFIMGEQVEITLEAAERAVDAMKKIPGVIMPFPGGIVRSGSKVGSRYKFLVASSNTAFCPTIRRQTPSQVPDDVNSVLEIVIDGTTPEAIGAAMKAGIQAACIPGIKKISAGNYGGKLGKYHFYLRKILE, encoded by the coding sequence ATGGAAATCAACGGCGTATTTATCGAAGATACCTATGCCGAAGCTTTTGCCATGCAGGTCAGCCGGGTTTTGATTACGGCTTTGAATGAAAAGTGGGCCTTTGAGGCAGCCCGAAGTATGACTGGGTTTGCCACTTCTGTTATCGGTTGTGGTGGTGAAGCCGGGATTGAGGGGATTGAAACCCAGGAAACTCCAGATGGTCGTCCGGGAGTTAATGTTCTCTTCTTTGGAACTTCCAAAAAGAATCTTCAAGGCCAGCTCATCCAACGGATTGGCCAATCTGTTATGACCTCTCCGACATCGGCTTGCTTTAATAATCTGGAAGGAGAGGAGTGGGTTTCGGTGGGAGGTAAACTTCGGTTTTTCGGGGATGGTTTTCAAATCAGTAAAGTCATTGATGCTGCCATTAACGGTAATCGGGAACGGCGATTCTGGCGGATTCCGGTCATGGACGGGGAATTTCTGGTTGAGGATAAATTTGGGATAAAATCTGCCGTGGGGGGTGGTAATTTTTTTATCATGGGAGAACAGGTAGAAATTACCCTGGAAGCCGCCGAAAGAGCCGTTGACGCCATGAAAAAAATACCCGGCGTCATTATGCCTTTTCCCGGAGGGATAGTACGAAGTGGAAGTAAAGTAGGCTCCAGGTATAAGTTTTTGGTCGCCTCTTCCAACACGGCCTTTTGCCCAACCATTCGTAGGCAGACCCCTTCCCAGGTCCCAGATGACGTAAACTCGGTTTTAGAAATCGTTATCGACGGTACGACTCCGGAAGCCATCGGGGCTGCTATGAAAGCCGGAATTCAAGCCGCCTGCATCCCGGGGATCAAAAAAATATCGGCCGGAAATTACGGCGGAAAACTGGGAAAGTATCACTTTTACCTGCGCAAAATCCTCGAATAA
- a CDS encoding formylmethanofuran dehydrogenase subunit A yields MLKIINGEVYDPLNGINGVIKEICIRDGKIVDEVPNTAEIIDASNLVVMPGGIDIHSHISGLKVNAGRGLRPEDHRRMVIPKTRITRSGTGYTIPSTFATGYLYTKLGYTTVMEAAVPPIGARHTHEELNDTPMIDKGCYIVLGNNEFILRYLQKGEYEKARDYTAWLLNATKGYAIKIVNPGGVENWKYGQDVSGLDDKVNHFDVTPRQILTALAQINEDLHLPHGVHIHCNNLGVPGNYRTTLETLHALEGKRVHLTHVQFHSYGGENWGGFASKAPEIAEYLNQHSHATIDVGQIIFGDTTTMTADGPWQYRLHKISEKKWYNSDVELESGCGIVPYVYKEKNFVNAIQWAIGLELFLLIKNPWQVFMSTDHPNGGPFIFYPYIIRLLMDKNFRDEMIKRVHRRVLKDTVLPHITREYSLYEIAIITRAGPAKALGLTHKGHLGVGADADIVLYPKLENKEEMFERPVYVLKEGEVILQEGQILKDWTGKTIFVELPENKAFQNEIRDDFEKYYTVEFSNYPTGLETFTRYESVKVSS; encoded by the coding sequence ATGCTTAAAATTATTAACGGGGAAGTTTATGACCCCCTAAATGGAATTAACGGGGTCATCAAGGAGATTTGTATCCGAGATGGTAAAATCGTTGACGAAGTACCGAACACGGCTGAAATCATAGACGCTTCAAATCTGGTCGTGATGCCGGGAGGTATAGATATCCACAGCCATATCTCCGGGCTTAAAGTTAATGCCGGACGGGGACTGAGACCAGAAGATCATCGAAGAATGGTAATTCCAAAAACCAGGATCACCCGATCCGGAACCGGGTATACTATTCCTTCTACCTTTGCAACGGGTTACCTTTATACAAAATTGGGCTATACCACAGTTATGGAAGCGGCTGTTCCTCCCATTGGAGCCCGACATACCCATGAAGAACTCAACGATACCCCCATGATCGATAAGGGCTGTTATATCGTTCTGGGGAACAATGAGTTTATTCTGAGATACCTGCAGAAAGGGGAATATGAAAAGGCCAGGGATTACACCGCCTGGCTTCTCAATGCAACAAAGGGTTATGCCATTAAGATAGTAAATCCGGGTGGCGTTGAGAATTGGAAATATGGTCAAGATGTATCGGGACTGGATGATAAGGTCAACCATTTTGACGTCACACCCCGACAGATTCTTACCGCTTTAGCTCAGATTAATGAAGATCTCCATTTACCCCATGGCGTGCATATCCATTGTAACAACTTAGGGGTGCCGGGTAATTATCGAACAACCTTAGAAACCTTACATGCCCTGGAAGGGAAACGGGTTCATTTAACCCATGTTCAATTCCATAGCTACGGCGGGGAAAACTGGGGTGGATTTGCCTCCAAAGCTCCTGAAATTGCCGAATATCTTAATCAACACTCCCACGCCACCATTGATGTCGGCCAGATCATCTTTGGAGATACTACGACCATGACTGCCGATGGGCCCTGGCAGTATCGCCTCCATAAAATTTCTGAAAAAAAGTGGTACAACAGTGACGTAGAACTGGAATCGGGCTGTGGAATCGTTCCTTACGTATATAAGGAAAAGAATTTTGTTAATGCCATTCAATGGGCTATCGGCCTGGAACTCTTTTTGCTCATCAAAAATCCCTGGCAGGTTTTTATGTCCACAGACCATCCCAACGGAGGACCTTTTATTTTTTACCCTTATATCATCCGTCTGCTGATGGATAAAAACTTTCGAGATGAAATGATCAAGCGGGTTCATAGGAGAGTTTTAAAGGACACCGTCTTGCCTCACATTACCCGGGAATATTCCCTTTACGAAATTGCTATCATTACCCGAGCAGGTCCCGCAAAGGCCCTGGGCCTCACCCATAAAGGCCATCTCGGAGTTGGAGCCGATGCAGATATTGTCCTTTACCCAAAATTGGAGAACAAAGAGGAAATGTTTGAAAGGCCGGTCTATGTCCTCAAGGAAGGAGAGGTTATTTTACAGGAAGGACAGATTTTAAAGGACTGGACAGGAAAAACAATTTTCGTGGAATTGCCTGAAAATAAAGCTTTTCAGAATGAAATCCGAGACGATTTTGAAAAATACTATACGGTCGAGTTTTCGAATTACCCTACCGGATTGGAAACTTTTACCAGGTATGAGAGTGTAAAAGTATCTAGTTAA
- a CDS encoding DUF1097 domain-containing protein: protein MSRIISGIILGLLLGIWTFIAIRHAYPIWQVMIATGCFFATAGKLDGLWKVLVTLLSGILWIFLTMWIFTELGLGRYNLPVAVGVTTLIIYAQTALWFLSLITAALCGAAIHFGTVLRGDPWWHSIMAVIIGPILGYLAELIGSFIIKRDQT, encoded by the coding sequence ATGTCACGGATCATATCTGGCATTATCCTGGGACTCTTGTTGGGTATTTGGACTTTCATCGCCATACGTCACGCCTATCCGATATGGCAGGTAATGATCGCTACGGGGTGTTTTTTCGCAACAGCCGGAAAACTGGACGGGCTTTGGAAAGTTCTTGTAACCCTGCTATCCGGCATTCTTTGGATCTTCTTGACCATGTGGATTTTTACAGAACTGGGGTTGGGTCGGTATAATCTTCCTGTGGCTGTAGGGGTAACAACTCTTATTATCTACGCTCAAACGGCTCTATGGTTTCTGTCTCTCATTACGGCTGCCCTGTGTGGAGCGGCTATTCATTTTGGAACAGTTCTTAGGGGAGATCCATGGTGGCATAGTATAATGGCTGTAATTATCGGACCGATCCTGGGTTACCTCGCCGAACTCATAGGATCCTTTATCATTAAGAGAGATCAAACTTAA
- a CDS encoding formylmethanofuran dehydrogenase subunit B: protein MEKISDVTCLFCGVTCDDLEVFVEGDTIKEVKNACILGKATFMNHKVDVATPRIKGKEASIEACIEASAEILSQSHFPLIYGLASTECNAQRKAIELADLIGASIDTTSSVCHSPSLQAIQIVGDSTCTLGEIKNRADLLVFWGCNPAEAHPRHFTRYSVTPKGYFVPKGKKDRQVILVDVRKTPSAKAADQFIQIRPGSDYEVLTAMRALLKGEELEVEEVGGVPIPILKSLLEKLKTCKFGSIHWGMGLTMSRGKHMNVMALLLLARDLNRFTKVVASPMRGHGNVVGIATVLTWQTGYPFAVNLSRGFPQYNPGEFSSVDLLARREADAALIIAADAFANFPRAAAEHLSRIPTIAIDAKESMTTKIATVVIPTAQAGISAPGLAYRMDHIPIPVKKVVDSPYPSDREVLERIIEKVRSKLQNRA from the coding sequence ATGGAGAAAATAAGTGATGTAACGTGTTTATTTTGTGGGGTTACCTGCGATGACCTGGAAGTCTTCGTAGAAGGAGATACGATTAAGGAAGTAAAGAATGCCTGTATCTTAGGTAAGGCGACTTTTATGAATCATAAAGTAGATGTAGCAACCCCACGTATTAAAGGTAAGGAAGCTTCTATAGAAGCGTGTATTGAAGCATCTGCGGAAATTCTCTCCCAATCCCATTTTCCCCTTATTTACGGTCTGGCTTCTACGGAGTGTAATGCCCAGCGAAAAGCTATTGAGCTAGCAGATCTGATCGGTGCGAGCATCGATACCACTTCATCGGTATGCCATAGTCCTTCCCTTCAGGCTATTCAGATTGTGGGAGACTCTACGTGTACCTTAGGTGAGATAAAAAACCGGGCAGATTTGCTGGTTTTTTGGGGATGTAATCCGGCTGAAGCACACCCGCGACATTTTACGCGATATTCGGTAACCCCTAAAGGGTATTTCGTGCCGAAAGGGAAAAAGGACCGGCAGGTCATTCTGGTAGACGTACGAAAAACCCCCAGTGCCAAGGCAGCGGATCAGTTTATCCAGATCCGACCCGGATCGGACTACGAGGTTCTAACGGCAATGCGGGCTCTTTTGAAAGGGGAAGAACTGGAGGTGGAAGAGGTAGGAGGGGTACCGATCCCGATCTTAAAATCTCTCCTTGAGAAGCTTAAGACCTGCAAATTCGGTTCAATTCACTGGGGGATGGGCCTTACCATGAGCCGGGGGAAACATATGAACGTTATGGCTCTCTTACTCCTGGCCAGAGATCTTAACCGATTTACCAAGGTAGTAGCCTCTCCCATGAGAGGTCATGGAAATGTAGTAGGAATTGCCACCGTTTTAACCTGGCAGACGGGCTATCCCTTTGCGGTAAACCTCAGTAGAGGGTTTCCCCAATATAATCCTGGAGAGTTCAGTTCCGTCGATCTTCTGGCTCGAAGAGAAGCCGACGCTGCCCTCATCATTGCTGCGGATGCCTTCGCCAACTTTCCTAGAGCCGCTGCCGAACATTTATCGCGTATCCCAACCATTGCCATAGATGCTAAAGAAAGTATGACCACTAAAATAGCTACCGTGGTTATCCCTACTGCTCAGGCTGGAATTAGTGCCCCAGGATTGGCATATCGGATGGATCATATCCCTATTCCCGTCAAAAAAGTCGTCGATTCCCCCTATCCTTCCGATCGAGAAGTTCTGGAACGAATCATTGAAAAGGTCCGGTCAAAACTACAAAACCGAGCATAG
- a CDS encoding molybdopterin dinucleotide binding domain-containing protein, translating to MSQSKFILITGRTTKQGTTIHVGKESPEFVEETSTVEMNEADMKRKNLQDGDLILVKSEYGRAILKCKKSDIPEGLIFLAYGLPVSSLIGTDTQSIGMPDSKGMEVEIEKYGENK from the coding sequence ATGTCTCAGTCAAAATTTATACTCATTACAGGGCGTACTACCAAGCAGGGTACTACGATCCATGTGGGTAAAGAATCTCCGGAATTTGTTGAAGAGACCTCCACAGTAGAGATGAATGAGGCGGATATGAAGCGAAAAAACCTTCAGGATGGAGATCTTATCCTTGTGAAGTCTGAGTATGGAAGGGCTATTTTAAAATGTAAAAAATCCGATATTCCGGAGGGGCTTATTTTTTTAGCTTACGGTTTACCGGTCAGTTCCCTTATAGGAACCGATACCCAAAGTATTGGCATGCCGGATTCTAAAGGTATGGAGGTCGAGATAGAAAAATATGGAGAAAATAAGTGA